Sequence from the Amaranthus tricolor cultivar Red isolate AtriRed21 chromosome 1, ASM2621246v1, whole genome shotgun sequence genome:
TAAATTGTTGTCATCAATGAAGCAATCATAATTACTCAAGCTGTTAGGATGTTCAGGCGACTGTGACTTAGATGAGGTGTTGGACGGAGGAGAATGATCCATTTCCATGCGAATTAACGCCCAAAGACTGGTTTGTTGACATTTCATATTCACAAGTTCGGCTTGAGCCTTGGCTAACTGTGCTTGTAGCTCGTTCACTTGTTTCTGAAGCTGACATATTGCGCCAGCACACCCGTAAACTGGATCTCTTAGTCTTGCATTTGCTTCGTAAACCATGCTGCTCACTGCATCTGTCCTTTGTgattctggcagttcctgatcaTTTTCAATCCATTCATATCAAAAAGTTGATTAGTTATGGATCAATTTGAGATTGTTGTGAATTTATTTCAGTTCCTACTTCTGCTTGCACAACTAATGCATTCATATATGGTCAAACTAGATTCCCTAGTAAACAGGTTGCTTTTTTATGTAATCACTGAAATATTTGACTTGGAAATATAGGTTATGTCTCATTTTCGGACATTAATACATAAAACACATTTATCAACCGGTACCAAGTAAGCAAGAGACAATGCTAATGGGCATCATCTTTTTCGATAACTAATACATGTTCGTCCGAGTAATACATGATGTAATAgtctataaaatttaatattttgaagCTATGTGTAGCGTGTAACATAATTTGCCGGGTAATTTGCTTTTTAAAATGACGATTTGCTCAAAATtctccaaaaaaagctttaaaaccaactaaaatttgttttttttcgattcgcgattCATAAGGACATTAACCACACAATTTTTACTCGATACATCAGGTCAATATAGGTCAAAAGATTGAAGAGAAGGAAAATAAATGTATGGAACAAACAAGTTTCATGAGAagaattaaaactaattttttaggGCTTTGGATACTCTAGCTAAGAGTTTGTAAGGCTAGTATAGTCATTCAAGAAAAGTGAAGGAGGAAATCAAGCTAAGTGGTTGATAAGGGAAAGCAAAATGATGCAGTCAACAGACAAGGTATCATTGAGATGTTCGTTTGGTAACTAACTACtaaaagagaagaaaagaatTTTGGTAGGTAGTTTGTCATTTTAACCATCCAAGTGTATTATGATACCCACTAGATAGCATTATTTCTTCATGGGTATTTTGGTAATTCTAAAAACAGCTTTATCTAGATTAGAGAATACCCGCCCTTTAGCTTTATTCTTTGGGAACATTACCCCAGACATAAAACAACACAATACATGCTTTGCTAGTTTTTGCATTTCCTGCATTCACACAACTCTCTTTTTTTACTAAGTTATACACTTCTTCTATTTCAATTTGTCACCCAGAAACAGGGAAAAATAATACAGAAAATGTGATAATTCCAAGTtgttaaaatttcaaataatagtCAAACTTTTATTCAATTAATTGTAAAAGAATGGAAATTTAACTTAGGATCCGTATATCATATAGTAAGTACTCCTGTGTTGTTAGGAACTATTGTTGAATTAATTTATCGTCAATCATCATATCAACTACCAcaaaatatagtaaatataaGCTCTTAATTATTGAACTAGTATGCTCATATGAAACTATCTCAATGCAATTAATTTACTGATTGAAAGTTGAAAATCAGCATGATTTCCCATTTTCCTCATAAAAAGgaagattatttttgttttttcaaaaaatgttgatttttatcTAACTATTCACCTTGTCGCAAATTTAACAAAAGAGGCAAATATTACTTGTCTCATTCAGAAAATCAACTACAAGCCTTTTGACTAGAGATTTACATGATTGCACATCTTCAATTTCAAAATTCAGGCGTTGTTAAGCATATTTTGATTTCCTAACAAAGCGCACTATTATCACATACTACAATTcaatgtatttaaaaaaaaataatgaatataaACAAGCAAATTAGTCTTTTCGTGATGATCGGGCGGGAATGATTGggatgaaaatgataatgaaTCAAATTAGCAAACTAGACCactcaaaagttttcaaaagaAGAATGCATTTAACTTATTAGCTAACTACAATAATACCAGGAACATTGCAGAAATTAACATAAAGATGTAGAAAAAGAGCAATACCTGGAGGAACTTGATAATATTGCTCGCCCCAAAAACACGATGAGCAATGGTGAACTTGAGAGGCTCAGAGGGAGGAAAGTAAGGGGCCAAAACACATTTGTCAACACATCTCCGGCGAAGGATCTTACAGGCAGCACAAGGGCTGACAATCACAGTCGCAGTTTGGGAATTCGGCGTAGGAGTGATTTGAGAAGAAGGGGATGAAGGAGAAACAGAGTCACTGCAAACCATGGTCAAAACAAAATCAGAGAACAAACTTGAAAAAGGTTGAATATGGAGGGAAATAAACAGCTTTTCTTTTTTGATAGAGAAGATCAAGGAAAGTAGGGGAATGTAGTTTTCCTAGCAAAGTAAAGTACATACTTCTATTTATATATGTAAAGAATTAGAACTGTACAAGTCTTGGGGGGTTGGAAGTTGGGACTTAGAAGTAGTAGGACTTTCATGGGGTTGGACatcaacattttaaaatttttatcttattagtAAGACGTGGCTGCTATCAATATACCATTACCATTTGAACGAATGGGTAGTAATTGGGCTTTCTTATTGGACTTGTCTTGCTTGTGAATGGTCAACCTCATATACAGATAAGTGAGCTAACATTAGGACTGATAGATCAATTCAAGAATTAGAGAAGTAAGAATTTCCAAGGATCAACAGAAAGATAAACTCCCATCATCATCATAAGAAACAGCTGGTCTCCTGAGATACTATCACTctaagagacgtctctcaggctCAGTCCATTTAAAGTTTGATGCCTACTCTTACTATATATTTTCCTTTATGGGCTGGCCTAATTAGAGactcttacaagaatttgtgaataagaaataaaaacacATCACTTCTTATTTTAAGATAGTTGGCCTAATATTAGTACAATTTGTCAAAGATAAGTGAAAATAACTAAGAACTTATTTGTTTTAGTATTCACTGTACTGTTTATTGTACCAAATATGAAAAGAATTTTGATTTACAAGCAAATTTTTGTAGAATTTTCAGGCTTTGGATTCCTTAAAAAAACATTACCATAAAGTCCATTTCAGTCCATCTGATTTCAAGGtgagaaagagagaagagggAGGAATGGGGGTGCACACTGTACAGAAGGATATCATCAGCACCAATCATGACAGGCTCAATCAATGTTTTAAACTCAACTACGAATAGCAACTTTTCCTAAAGAGAAATGGAACCACAGATGAAAAAGATCAACTAAAACTTGGGAAGGATTCTatgatagaataataccatGAATGAACACAAACTGTTGTTTCAAGAATCATCACTATGCTTAGCGGGATAGTGTTGTACAGAACGACTAAGTGAATATAGGATTATAAGTTCTTTGTTAAGAATACAATACATAGTTGATGGCAGAACTAGCACCAAAATTATAAGATGTTAGTTCAAGTGTCTCATGACTTTGAatatataatcgaacatgcctTATCATGTACTTTAAAGGACTTTGAGGATGTGTTGAGATGGAATGATCAATAAAATGATCGATGTGGAGCGTTTGAGGCTTCATTAAGGAGTGGAacatgccttgaacgaggcaaggcaTGAGAAAGTAGTTGCTCGAACAAGAAAACACGAAAATACAAGACAAAAGGTTCTGAACccagtgctcgttcgagcagagCTTGGCTCGTTCTACTCGAACGAGCAAGTGCAGCAGGTGCAGTCAGAAGGCTTCTGGAGAGGGTGCTCATTCGAGCACTCTGCCTTGGATTCTCTTCTAGACTTTTGAGCTGCATCTATGCATTGATGGCACATTATATTCATTGTTTAATGTAATGTTTAATTGTGAATGTTAATTGCGTGTTAATGGTGAGTTATGATGGAGTTCTAGAATAATGTATTCCTTCCCTATAAAAGGATACATCATTCATAAAATCAAACCACCACAAACAACACAAATTGAGATAGGGCTAGTTCATTTGTAAGAAACTTGGAGTGTTTTTTCATTGAATTAGTGTTTGTGATCTTAAAGTTTGTTCTCAAGATAGAGAGGGTTATTTATAGATTGTATTGTTGAatctaattataaataaatctttgttgagggggaggtatccaagatacctcataaatcgttgtgttcattcttctattGTTTTTTCTTTGAGTTTTTCACCTTGTTCATTGATATAACCTCATATAGCTTTCATTTCATAAGAGATAGGGAGTGATTGAATTCTTTATTATAAGTCTATTTAGCTTTTGGTTTatgatatatacatattttgTAACAGGTTGGGATCATTTTGGTATGGAGGACCGAAAGAAGTGTGACTTGAGTCTTGCATtaattagtcatatgttagatgACAATTAAAGTGTAGAAGAATTTGATCTTAAAGGTTAAAGTAACAAACTATGATTACTAGACCTTAAGCACACATTATTATGAGTAGTAATAAACACTCCAATTCATGAAGTAGTACACACAATCATTGTGTGCATAAAACAAAGCAATGGAGTATCTCACATGGGTTTGCCATTGATAAATAAGACAATGTACTACACACTAGCTATGGGTGCATAAGGGGAGACCATAAGGGACTTTGAAGACCGTGCAACAAAGCTGAAAAAAGCAACAGAAGGCAGCTAGCAGCCGCTCGATTGAGCTCAGGTCGAGCAAGGTGCAGGCCCCCCTTTCGAGCATGCTGcttgtttgtttctgttttggtCCATTACTTCCTAAGTCCTCCTTTGcctatatatgtgtatatgttgtATGTATTGAAGTAGAGCCAAGCTAAAAACTTGAGCCTCCCATCTATTCTTACCACCCTCTCTAATTCTCCACTCAATGTATAGCTCACATATACAAACTCCATTGATGTAATTCCTTCAACATTATAATGAGCCTTCAAACTCCTCTAACCTTTAAACATATAATGATACACTAGTCTAGGATGGTGGATGTAGCctggtgaaccaccttaaatcttgGTGTTAATGTTTGCTTTACTTTTATTGCTTAAATCACCTTAATACTTGCATATAACCATGGTTCATTAGTGCACCACCATGGTCATTAACATTTTGTGCCACCTTTAGGCCCACGCTTCCGCATTAGTTAGCCTACTCTAACAAGGACAATAGAAAACATGGGATGGAGCTAGTGCATGCTGCCTCAGCGTGCTTTATGAATTATGAGCTCCCTAATTACATGAGTTGACATACAGATCTCATCAGCTCAGTTTTGGTCTCCCATTCCTTGATTTATTCTGCAAGTTATAATTAGAATTTTAACTGATTGAGCATTATCATGATGTGTGGTGAAAAATGGTAGTAGTCCAATAGGGAAGCTTTTACAATTGTCAAGCACACAACAGCGTTGCAAACTAACTAATATTAGTAACAAAAAACACGGAAGTCTTGCATGTTTAGGTATGCATCAGTTAGTTCATGAAATCAAAACCAAGTCAATTGAAATACATTTAGGTGATGTTCTTATTAGTCCCGTCCAGTATTCGAGTTAGACATAGAATGAGCATGAACCTCCAACTGGGCGACTAATTTCATCTTCAATATGCACAATACACATTTATTCACCACCATGCTCGTTACCTAACCATTTATTCGGCGCCTAGTGGGTAACCCCTCTTATCAGTGGATAAAATTTCTGGCCTAGTTACTCACCACTAAaagaaagagtttgagatgCTTCTTGTTGAAATTTAATGGTGGACTCATGGGTTGGTATCCTATGCGAGTATggttattttgagaattaagttGGTTacttattgatgatgatgtttaaGTGTGATTCAATGTATGAACTAATggtgtattgatagagtcattAAACATATGGAGTTATGGAGTTGTTAAATGAGTTTAAATGAGGAGTTGAAGGGGCCAAATACTTGGTTCTGTGCCAAGTGCTCGGACGAGGCAACACATGGATAAAGCTTGACTTGAACGAGCCATTGAAACAGTAGCATCCAGTAGCTCTGGAAGACAGGCGCTCGAACTAGCACCCATCAGCTGCCAGATCCGAAGCTGCCTTTGGAAACTGCTCGAACGAGCGTGGGAGAGCTCGAACGAGCAAGTGCAGCTGCAGGTCTCTTGGATTCTGATTTGGTCGATTCCTCTTCCTAGGAGCTGTTACATGGTGTTAATTCTTTGCATTAACTTTGTAAACTCATTAAGTGTaatttagctctataaatagtgagcTCATTAGCAAaccaaaacacatcaaacaccaAAACCCCAAGCCTAAACACATACCTttattttatctcttactcaattgtaatacttcatttgtaagagtgttttactccATTGAAATAGTATAAACAAgcaactacacaccacggaggacgtagccattaTTGGGTGAACCTTCTTAAATCACTGTGTCATTTTTGCAATTTATTTTCTGTCAAACGTTTGTTAATTCATTGAAATCgttatcgttcatcaaagtACTTCAAATCATATCGATCCTAGCTCACATTTCACTTCTACTTATATCCTTACAATTTGTTGATATATAGGAATCTTACAAGACCTTACTGCCCTTATTACATGGATTTAATCTTAGTAAAGGATCCTGCAggatatatactatatactattgtatatagtatatagaagAGTTGTTGAAGGACCCGAGCCCTCATTACTATCAGTGAGTGAAAGATCCTATTACTGGTGAACATCTTATCTAAAACAAGGAAAGTTGGATTGGGTCGAGGACAGATTCTCTTTGACCGTAAAAGTGCGCTTCCTATCTCCACCCTTGAACTGAGCCATGAGAAGGAAGCCTTTCAGCAGCccttgttcttctttctttttacttAATTATTGATGGCCGTAAACTCTTGTTTCAAGTTTTGACCGCACATCAGGGAAGTCCCAGTAAACTCTTGTTTCAAGTTTAGACTGCACATCAGGGAAGTCCAACTCTTACTTGTTTAGCCCTCTGACGTCCTACTTTAATACCATTGAAGAAGAGAAACAGATTCTATCCAAATTGCTCAACTTTGAACTCAAATTCAACACTCTTTACTCTTTACTGCTTTCCCAAGCCTACAGGGAGCATTGACACCAATAGGGAAGCTTGACAGGAATTGTGGGCAAGGAGGGGGCACAACATAGATCAATGTTTCAAAATCATAGGGTACTCCGAAGAAGTTGGAGGGAACAAGACAGTAACAATTGTTCAAGGTGAGGAAAGTGAGACTAATTGT
This genomic interval carries:
- the LOC130805310 gene encoding LOB domain-containing protein 1-like, which gives rise to MVCSDSVSPSSPSSQITPTPNSQTATVIVSPCAACKILRRRCVDKCVLAPYFPPSEPLKFTIAHRVFGASNIIKFLQELPESQRTDAVSSMVYEANARLRDPVYGCAGAICQLQKQVNELQAQLAKAQAELVNMKCQQTSLWALIRMEMDHSPPSNTSSKSQSPEHPNSLSNYDCFIDDNNLEGSLWEPLWT